One stretch of Arcobacter sp. CECT 8986 DNA includes these proteins:
- a CDS encoding HisA/HisF-related TIM barrel protein: MLRTRLIPCLLLKNESLVKTVKFKEYNYIGDPVNTVRIFNELEVDELMFLDIFASKENRDINFKILEDIANECFMQLSYGGNI, encoded by the coding sequence TAATTCCTTGTTTATTATTAAAAAATGAAAGTCTTGTAAAGACAGTAAAGTTTAAAGAATATAATTATATTGGTGACCCTGTTAACACTGTTAGAATATTTAATGAACTAGAAGTTGATGAATTAATGTTTTTGGATATTTTTGCATCAAAAGAAAATAGAGATATTAATTTTAAAATACTTGAAGATATTGCAAATGAATGTTTTATGCAATTAAGTTATGGTGGAAATATTAA